Proteins from one Candidatus Omnitrophota bacterium genomic window:
- a CDS encoding glycosyltransferase family 4 protein — protein MKIILAAKSVYPFHPFGGVQKYVYYFAKHLLQAGVDVEIIAPLDDGKPRTEYFEGIRYTLIGPRISSYLELPVGWLGVHWFARDLARYLKDKPFDILHSFDMTGLYYLNVPGRKPVIAHIFSDNYLCNPITVTGYLSLFGYKPHDIKKTKIALSPFAGLKAIAQYPAQYFFKTKPMHRYLTGCERVFLEDEYFREEVVRLFRLDPAKVRVIPVGVDVGYARKQMEAAALTRAQLGFSEDDLVLLTVNRLAADKGIDKIILALKTIRLSLPAAKLVIVGKGYQEQELLSLINAGGLKEHVRLFKDVREEDLYAYYKISDLYLCAFSFPGSSISTLEAMAAGLPVVTTAQPWLVPAGRNGIFIPDNQPSAIAQAVMSLAAGDLKAKAAVSLDLAKNYDWPQIARRAQGLYQKILSNS, from the coding sequence ATGAAGATAATCTTAGCGGCCAAAAGCGTTTATCCCTTCCATCCCTTCGGCGGCGTTCAAAAATACGTTTATTATTTTGCAAAGCATTTGCTTCAAGCGGGCGTTGACGTTGAGATCATCGCCCCTCTTGATGACGGCAAACCCCGGACGGAATATTTTGAAGGCATCCGATACACGCTCATTGGACCCCGCATTTCTTCCTATTTGGAGCTTCCCGTCGGGTGGCTGGGGGTGCACTGGTTCGCCCGTGATCTGGCGCGTTATTTAAAAGACAAGCCCTTCGACATCCTGCACAGTTTTGATATGACCGGGCTGTATTACCTCAATGTTCCCGGCCGTAAACCGGTCATCGCCCATATTTTTTCCGACAATTATTTATGCAATCCGATCACGGTCACCGGATATTTGAGCCTGTTCGGTTATAAGCCCCACGATATCAAGAAAACCAAGATAGCCCTTTCCCCGTTCGCCGGCTTAAAGGCCATTGCGCAGTATCCCGCCCAGTATTTTTTCAAGACCAAACCCATGCACCGGTATCTGACCGGATGTGAGCGGGTGTTTTTGGAGGATGAATATTTCCGTGAGGAAGTTGTGCGCTTGTTCCGGCTGGACCCTGCCAAGGTGCGGGTCATTCCCGTCGGGGTGGATGTGGGATATGCGCGCAAACAGATGGAAGCCGCGGCCCTGACCAGAGCGCAGCTTGGTTTTTCCGAAGACGATCTGGTCTTATTGACGGTCAACCGTTTGGCCGCGGACAAAGGGATCGACAAGATCATTTTAGCGCTTAAGACCATACGCCTGAGCCTTCCCGCGGCAAAACTGGTGATCGTAGGCAAGGGGTATCAGGAACAGGAACTGTTGTCGTTGATCAATGCCGGCGGATTGAAGGAACATGTCCGGCTGTTTAAAGATGTCCGGGAAGAGGACCTTTATGCGTATTACAAAATTTCCGATTTGTATCTATGCGCTTTTTCTTTTCCCGGTTCAAGCATCAGCACATTGGAGGCCATGGCCGCCGGCTTGCCGGTCGTGACCACGGCCCAGCCATGGCTGGTTCCCGCGGGCCGTAACGGGATTTTCATCCCTGATAACCAACCGTCTGCCATCGCGCAAGCCGTTATGAGTTTGGCGGCAGGGGATTTGAAGGCCAAAGCCGCTGTTTCTTTAGACCTTGCCAAGAATTACGATTGGCCGCAGATCGCCCGCCGCGCCCAGGGGCTTTATCAAAAGATTTTGTCTAATTCGTAA
- a CDS encoding radical SAM protein — translation MGTIKTAAKKVMWFLSYLGWAYKYARLRLGFNTLKDIEILSIEFSSVCNLRCKYCFLDQLDRARFLDIAVYEKLIREIASNPKYNLKAMEWPISGEFLVYPQYKEVVEITRRYMRQYPHFRPHVILNENLALLNEEKIELLLGSGVLKQIICSIDGHDAATFEDMRPPAKFDRVLANMRLLHKRNAELGHPVFIQVNNGRDERSQDRPLSDAMKEIFRMGDIVSFWNPKYWNESFNKKDKRFFPAKGFCSFVFNNVTLASSGKISKCCMDLRGATVYADLNTHTLEEIWNSQMRRQFLDLMFANKRKDIKGCSTCSITQTNNDNRYTNWARTVRRILAKAGGYA, via the coding sequence ATGGGGACCATTAAAACAGCGGCAAAAAAGGTCATGTGGTTTCTTAGCTATCTGGGCTGGGCGTATAAATATGCCCGCCTGCGGCTGGGTTTTAACACGCTCAAAGACATTGAGATCCTGTCCATTGAATTTTCATCGGTATGCAATTTGCGCTGCAAGTATTGTTTTTTGGACCAGCTGGACCGCGCGCGGTTTTTGGACATCGCCGTTTATGAGAAACTGATCCGCGAGATCGCCTCTAATCCGAAATACAACCTGAAGGCCATGGAGTGGCCCATCAGCGGCGAGTTTTTGGTTTACCCCCAATATAAAGAGGTCGTTGAGATCACCCGCCGGTATATGCGGCAATATCCCCATTTCCGTCCGCATGTCATCCTGAATGAGAACCTGGCTTTGCTCAACGAAGAGAAGATCGAATTGCTTTTAGGTTCAGGCGTTCTTAAGCAGATCATCTGCAGCATCGACGGGCATGATGCCGCCACCTTTGAAGACATGCGCCCGCCGGCCAAATTCGACCGGGTGCTGGCCAACATGCGTCTGTTGCATAAACGCAATGCCGAATTAGGCCATCCGGTGTTCATCCAGGTCAACAATGGCCGCGATGAGCGTTCACAGGACAGGCCTTTGAGCGACGCCATGAAGGAGATCTTCCGCATGGGGGACATAGTGAGCTTCTGGAATCCAAAGTATTGGAACGAGTCCTTTAATAAGAAAGATAAAAGGTTCTTTCCCGCTAAAGGTTTTTGTTCTTTTGTTTTTAATAATGTGACGCTGGCCAGCTCCGGCAAAATATCCAAATGCTGCATGGACCTGCGGGGAGCGACCGTATACGCGGACCTCAATACCCATACGCTCGAGGAAATTTGGAATTCGCAGATGCGCCGGCAGTTTTTGGACTTGATGTTCGCCAATAAGCGCAAGGACATCAAAGGTTGTAGCACGTGTTCCATCACCCAGACCAATAACGACAACCGTTATACCAATTGGGCGCGGACGGTGCGCCGTATATTGGCTAAAGCGGGCGGGTACGCTTAA
- a CDS encoding DegT/DnrJ/EryC1/StrS family aminotransferase — MIPVCEPLLAGNEQKYVLDCLKTSWISSSGPYLTRFEEGFSRYCGVKHGIGVCNGTVALHLAYAALGIGPGDEVIMPTLTIASTVFSALYCGARPVFVDVQPDTWNMDPVQLEAKITKKTKAIVPVHMYGHPCDMDAIMRVARKHRIAVIEDAAQAHGAQYKGRKTGSFGKLSCFSFYSNKIITCGEGGMVLTDDDQLAEKCRSLKNLSFLKERRFFHKDMGFNYRMTNVQAAIGLAQLEQIDDMIARRRRNARLYNELLSGIEGLVLPTERPDARNVYWMYGVVVDRSFGVSRDVLMKKLSKKGIETRTFFIPMHDQPVLKKAGCADHRKYPVSERLGRCGFYLPSGSGLKPKEIAYIAKCLKAVR; from the coding sequence ATGATCCCTGTCTGTGAACCATTGCTGGCCGGCAATGAACAAAAATATGTCCTGGATTGCCTGAAAACCAGTTGGATATCTTCAAGCGGTCCTTATCTGACAAGATTTGAGGAGGGTTTCAGCCGTTATTGCGGGGTCAAGCACGGTATCGGCGTGTGCAACGGGACAGTGGCTTTGCATCTGGCCTACGCGGCGCTGGGCATAGGGCCGGGGGATGAGGTCATTATGCCGACCTTGACCATCGCCTCAACGGTATTTTCCGCTCTCTATTGCGGGGCCAGACCAGTGTTCGTTGATGTCCAACCGGACACATGGAATATGGATCCTGTTCAGTTAGAGGCAAAAATCACCAAGAAAACCAAGGCCATTGTGCCGGTGCATATGTACGGTCACCCCTGCGATATGGATGCGATCATGCGCGTGGCGCGCAAGCACCGCATTGCCGTCATTGAGGACGCGGCCCAAGCGCATGGGGCCCAATACAAAGGCCGCAAGACAGGCAGTTTCGGGAAATTGTCGTGTTTCAGTTTTTACAGCAATAAGATCATCACCTGCGGTGAAGGCGGCATGGTCTTGACCGACGATGATCAGCTGGCGGAAAAATGCCGCAGTTTAAAAAACCTTTCTTTTTTAAAAGAACGCCGGTTTTTCCATAAGGACATGGGTTTTAATTACCGGATGACCAATGTGCAGGCCGCCATCGGTCTGGCGCAGTTGGAGCAGATCGATGACATGATCGCCCGGCGCCGGCGGAACGCGCGTTTGTATAATGAATTATTATCCGGCATTGAGGGCTTGGTCCTTCCGACGGAAAGACCGGATGCGCGCAATGTGTATTGGATGTATGGCGTTGTTGTTGACAGGTCGTTTGGTGTCAGCCGTGATGTTTTGATGAAGAAACTGTCGAAAAAGGGCATTGAGACCCGCACATTTTTTATCCCCATGCACGATCAGCCGGTATTAAAAAAGGCGGGCTGCGCCGATCACAGGAAATATCCTGTTTCCGAACGTCTGGGCCGCTGTGGATTCTACCTGCCTTCCGGCAGCGGGCTTAAGCCCAAGGAGATCGCATACATCGCAAAATGCCTTAAAGCGGTCAGATGA
- a CDS encoding WecB/TagA/CpsF family glycosyltransferase produces MHERVNILGVRVSALNVDLACREIEGWVKERRKSYVCVAPVSTIVDCQHDSAYRDLVNAADMVTPDGMPVAWLVRSKGYPYVERTYGPDLMRILCRRPGLRHYFFGGTPQVLKGLEQCLRKDFSGIAIAGRISPPFRPQAQLEDEQTIAAINQARPDILWIGLGSPKQDFWMKLNRDRLEVPVMVAVGAAFDFLAGAKPQAPRWMQRAGFEWLFRLCCEPKRLWRRYLVGNSLFVYYLLRSLYNNSFSKH; encoded by the coding sequence ATGCACGAACGGGTTAATATTCTAGGCGTGCGCGTCAGCGCCCTTAACGTGGATCTGGCCTGTCGGGAAATTGAGGGCTGGGTCAAAGAGCGGCGCAAAAGCTATGTGTGCGTGGCGCCGGTTTCCACCATTGTGGATTGCCAGCACGACAGCGCTTACAGGGACCTGGTCAATGCCGCGGACATGGTCACGCCCGACGGTATGCCGGTGGCATGGCTGGTCAGGTCCAAGGGCTATCCTTATGTTGAGCGTACTTATGGTCCGGACCTGATGCGTATTCTTTGCCGCCGCCCGGGGCTGCGTCATTATTTCTTTGGCGGTACCCCACAGGTCCTCAAAGGGCTTGAACAATGTTTGAGAAAGGATTTTTCCGGCATTGCTATTGCCGGCAGGATTTCCCCGCCGTTTCGTCCCCAGGCCCAATTGGAAGATGAACAGACAATAGCAGCGATCAACCAGGCCAGGCCGGACATCCTCTGGATCGGTTTGGGTTCTCCCAAACAGGATTTCTGGATGAAGCTCAACCGGGACCGTTTGGAGGTGCCGGTCATGGTCGCGGTGGGCGCGGCATTCGATTTTCTGGCAGGGGCCAAACCCCAGGCCCCGCGCTGGATGCAAAGGGCGGGTTTTGAATGGTTGTTCCGTTTGTGTTGTGAGCCCAAGCGGTTATGGAGACGCTATTTGGTCGGCAACAGCTTATTTGTATACTATTTATTAAGGTCATTGTATAATAACTCCTTTTCCAAGCATTAA
- a CDS encoding methyltransferase domain-containing protein, with protein sequence MKEQTLAKLRVPGQSGDRLTLCEGDLRNGKLSGAGRNFNIVRGIPRLLADRHDRYTSSSFSREWKELNAGDDVWGRPVKERMSELNFLEIPLDRLKGLDFLDVGCGNGLFAREVAATFGANVIAVDISQGLELGRTMSDDQMTVDFVQADVQYPPFAEGSFDIIWCAGSIHHTPDPKRTFQRLAPLLRKGGRIFLWLYTPEEHKSLKTGIRNIVKEIVCRLPGIAQNMAVYAIASFTLAKHFVIVKVLRQKLHVPLVLKFRHHRMMARDAFTVRYDWHLTKEEVAGWHVPNGLKTIYSKYVQESDGLWLAALGEKV encoded by the coding sequence ATGAAAGAACAGACCTTGGCAAAATTACGTGTACCGGGCCAAAGCGGCGATCGGCTGACATTATGTGAAGGCGATCTGCGCAATGGAAAATTATCCGGAGCCGGGCGGAATTTTAACATCGTCCGGGGCATACCGCGGTTACTGGCAGACCGGCATGACCGCTACACCAGCAGCAGTTTTTCCAGGGAGTGGAAGGAGCTGAATGCCGGGGATGATGTGTGGGGCAGGCCGGTCAAAGAGAGGATGAGTGAGTTGAATTTCCTGGAAATCCCTTTGGACCGGCTGAAAGGCCTGGACTTTTTAGACGTCGGCTGCGGGAATGGATTATTCGCCAGGGAAGTCGCCGCGACCTTTGGCGCCAATGTCATTGCCGTTGATATTTCCCAGGGGCTTGAATTGGGCAGGACAATGTCTGATGATCAAATGACCGTTGATTTTGTACAGGCGGACGTCCAATATCCGCCGTTTGCCGAGGGCTCTTTTGATATCATATGGTGCGCCGGCTCGATCCACCATACGCCTGATCCGAAGAGAACATTTCAACGCCTGGCCCCTTTGTTAAGAAAGGGAGGGCGGATCTTTCTTTGGTTATATACGCCCGAGGAACATAAATCCCTGAAGACGGGCATTCGGAATATTGTTAAAGAAATTGTCTGCCGGCTTCCCGGGATCGCGCAGAACATGGCTGTTTATGCCATCGCTTCTTTTACCCTGGCCAAACATTTCGTGATCGTTAAAGTGTTAAGGCAAAAACTGCATGTGCCTTTGGTCTTGAAATTTCGTCACCATCGCATGATGGCCAGAGATGCCTTTACGGTCCGCTACGACTGGCATTTGACAAAAGAAGAAGTGGCCGGATGGCATGTGCCCAACGGGTTAAAAACCATCTATTCAAAATATGTGCAAGAGAGCGACGGGCTTTGGCTTGCCGCTTTGGGAGAGAAAGTTTAA
- a CDS encoding DUF5989 family protein: MSKLAIFKELWDFMRVRKRFWLAPIVVVLVLLGLLMVFAQGSAMAPFIYTLF, encoded by the coding sequence ATGTCGAAGCTGGCTATTTTTAAGGAACTGTGGGATTTTATGAGGGTGCGCAAACGGTTTTGGCTGGCGCCCATTGTTGTTGTGCTTGTTCTGTTGGGGCTTTTGATGGTATTCGCCCAGGGTTCAGCTATGGCGCCGTTCATTTACACGTTGTTTTAG
- the asnB gene encoding asparagine synthase (glutamine-hydrolyzing) produces the protein MCGFVGFVEFGEARAQQEDLLAMRDRLRHRGPDDEGHWFKPGAGLAHARLSILDLSSKAHQPMRRGNLALVYNGEIYNYRQLREELRGLGHQFTSDSDTEVLLCGFIQWGTGVLARLDGMFAFAIYDESARTLFLARDKAGIKPLVYYADAGRFVFASELKALWHYPGLAQELSAQGLEDYLRLGYTTGRITMFKGVARVLPGEYLSIDAGGNVHRDTYWPGVFTPEKGLNFADAASRLKPLLAQEFKMSLVSDVPVGVCISGGVDSNVLAGILAKEHGLKVRTYSLGGADAAFDENRQAAAVAKHLGTDHRALMMDPSGARALLLDTISHYDEPMADQNMLSLRVIARQARADGVKVLLSGLGGDELFYGYPTIDVMAGLKALFCVPASIRRLFPKQWLAFSNAAYKAVHIGQQRDFYSAVYGVTGNCFFDDEVERLMVHKSLPAREDYLRETFDRQQATGTGIIEALMRVDLKSYLPDNGLALSDMSAMAEGVEMRVPYLNGPVMDLALRVPSAVKKHGGEFKALLRSIEREYVPSHLTMPDKKGFYPFVKAQWLKGEFKDLTEELLGQEHIRRQGIFDPQAVACTRHLFEHSNVNVSGKIWNLLMFELWAEAH, from the coding sequence ATGTGCGGATTTGTCGGTTTTGTAGAGTTTGGTGAGGCGCGTGCACAGCAAGAAGATCTGCTGGCGATGCGCGATCGCCTGCGTCATCGTGGTCCCGACGATGAAGGACATTGGTTCAAGCCGGGGGCAGGGCTGGCCCATGCCCGGTTATCCATTTTAGACCTGTCTTCCAAAGCGCATCAGCCCATGCGCCGCGGGAATTTGGCGCTGGTTTATAACGGTGAGATCTACAATTACCGTCAGTTGCGCGAGGAATTGCGGGGGCTGGGACATCAGTTCACGAGCGATAGTGACACGGAAGTTCTTTTGTGCGGTTTTATACAATGGGGCACCGGCGTGCTGGCGCGTTTGGACGGCATGTTCGCTTTTGCCATTTATGATGAAAGCGCGCGCACGCTTTTTTTGGCGCGCGATAAGGCCGGCATCAAGCCGCTGGTCTATTACGCGGACGCGGGGCGTTTTGTGTTCGCCTCCGAGCTTAAAGCATTGTGGCATTACCCCGGGCTTGCCCAAGAACTTTCCGCGCAGGGGCTTGAAGATTATTTGCGCCTCGGTTACACCACGGGCCGCATCACCATGTTCAAGGGCGTCGCGCGCGTTTTGCCCGGAGAATATTTGAGCATTGACGCCGGCGGCAACGTCCACAGAGATACGTATTGGCCGGGGGTTTTCACGCCGGAGAAGGGGCTTAATTTTGCGGATGCCGCCTCCCGGTTAAAGCCGTTGCTGGCCCAAGAATTTAAAATGAGCCTGGTCAGCGATGTGCCCGTCGGTGTGTGCATCAGCGGTGGCGTGGATTCCAATGTTTTGGCCGGCATCCTGGCCAAAGAGCACGGGCTTAAAGTCAGGACGTATTCTTTGGGCGGCGCGGATGCCGCCTTTGATGAGAACCGCCAGGCCGCGGCCGTGGCCAAACATTTGGGAACGGACCACCGCGCTTTGATGATGGACCCCTCCGGGGCGCGGGCCTTACTGTTGGATACGATCAGTCATTATGATGAGCCCATGGCAGACCAGAACATGCTGTCCTTGAGGGTCATTGCCCGTCAGGCGCGCGCGGATGGGGTGAAGGTTTTGCTTTCGGGTTTGGGCGGCGATGAGCTGTTTTACGGCTATCCCACCATTGATGTTATGGCCGGCCTTAAGGCATTGTTCTGTGTTCCCGCATCCATCAGACGTCTTTTCCCAAAACAATGGCTGGCATTTTCCAACGCCGCGTATAAGGCGGTGCACATAGGCCAGCAAAGGGATTTTTATTCTGCCGTGTATGGCGTTACAGGCAATTGTTTTTTTGACGATGAAGTTGAGCGTCTGATGGTCCATAAGTCCCTGCCGGCGCGGGAGGACTATTTGAGGGAAACATTCGACCGTCAGCAGGCAACAGGCACAGGTATTATTGAGGCGCTCATGCGGGTGGATCTTAAGTCGTACTTGCCGGACAATGGTTTGGCCTTGTCCGATATGAGCGCCATGGCCGAAGGAGTGGAGATGCGCGTTCCTTATTTGAACGGACCGGTCATGGATCTTGCCCTGCGCGTGCCAAGCGCAGTTAAGAAACACGGGGGAGAATTTAAGGCCTTATTACGTTCCATTGAGCGTGAATATGTGCCGTCCCATTTGACCATGCCGGATAAAAAAGGGTTTTATCCGTTTGTCAAAGCCCAATGGCTTAAAGGTGAGTTCAAAGACCTGACGGAGGAATTGCTTGGGCAGGAGCATATCCGCCGCCAGGGGATCTTTGATCCACAGGCCGTTGCTTGCACGCGGCATTTGTTTGAACATTCCAACGTCAATGTTTCCGGGAAGATATGGAATCTGCTGATGTTTGAGCTTTGGGCAGAGGCTCATTGA
- a CDS encoding glycosyltransferase family 4 protein → MDQIRSVKIIFITNMCTHYTRPLFEILAGRYDAGFYFTGGHEGYWHKQNELKPGNFRGRYLRGLLLPGHVKITPGLLCLPWRGCDAVIKTIDDRFALPLAFCAAKLFRKPFVLWTGLWAHPQTPVHRWTFALTRSIYRRADAIVTYGEHVRRYLMDIGIDGRKIFCAPHATDNAVYDRPATDAQKAELKKQLGIAADERIILYVGRLEDGKGLDHLIEAAASFKRVGVTLLLAGTGSKETGLRAMCTNRGVRAVFAGHVPNEQLYVYYALADIFVLPSVTTADFKEPWGMVINEAMNQGCAVVTTDAVGAAAGGLVEDGKNGLIVREKDSKALAGAFERLFNDERLRRDMGTAGRAKISGWTPRQAAQGFVKALEYVQSDH, encoded by the coding sequence ATGGATCAAATACGCTCCGTTAAGATCATATTCATTACCAATATGTGCACGCATTACACCAGGCCTTTGTTCGAGATCCTGGCCGGGCGTTATGACGCGGGCTTTTATTTTACGGGCGGGCATGAGGGGTACTGGCATAAACAAAATGAATTAAAACCGGGAAATTTCCGGGGAAGGTATTTGCGCGGCCTGTTGCTGCCCGGCCATGTCAAGATCACCCCCGGGCTGTTGTGCCTGCCGTGGCGGGGATGCGACGCGGTGATCAAGACGATCGATGACCGTTTTGCTTTGCCGTTGGCATTTTGCGCGGCAAAATTGTTCAGAAAACCTTTTGTTCTGTGGACGGGGCTGTGGGCGCATCCGCAAACACCCGTGCACCGCTGGACATTTGCTTTGACCAGATCCATTTACCGGCGCGCGGATGCCATTGTGACTTATGGGGAGCATGTGCGCCGGTATTTGATGGACATCGGCATTGACGGGCGTAAGATATTTTGTGCCCCGCATGCCACGGACAATGCGGTGTATGACCGGCCGGCCACTGACGCGCAGAAAGCGGAATTAAAAAAGCAGCTGGGGATCGCGGCGGATGAGAGGATCATCCTTTACGTCGGTCGTTTGGAAGACGGCAAGGGGCTTGATCATCTGATCGAAGCGGCGGCGTCTTTCAAGAGAGTTGGCGTGACGCTTTTATTGGCCGGTACCGGGTCTAAAGAAACGGGTCTGCGCGCTATGTGTACAAATCGTGGCGTGAGGGCTGTTTTTGCGGGGCATGTGCCGAATGAACAATTGTATGTGTATTATGCCCTCGCGGACATTTTTGTATTACCGTCGGTGACAACCGCGGATTTTAAGGAACCGTGGGGCATGGTCATCAATGAGGCCATGAACCAGGGGTGCGCGGTGGTGACGACCGATGCGGTCGGGGCCGCGGCCGGCGGGCTGGTCGAGGACGGCAAAAACGGCTTGATCGTGCGGGAAAAGGACAGTAAGGCCTTGGCGGGCGCATTTGAACGTTTGTTCAACGATGAACGCTTGCGCCGTGACATGGGGACAGCCGGCCGCGCAAAGATCAGTGGTTGGACACCGCGGCAGGCGGCACAAGGGTTTGTGAAGGCCCTGGAATATGTTCAAAGTGACCATTAA
- a CDS encoding carbamoyltransferase, producing the protein MSETGQYILGISAFYHDSAACLLKDGDIVAAAQEERFTRKKHDAVFPRQAIAYCLREAGITMAQVRYVAFYEKPFIKFERLLMTYLNYAPWGLSSFLKAMPVWLKEKIFIKELIKDELQFTGEIIFPEHHESHAASAFFPSPFQKAAVITLDGVGEWTTTSWGTGEGNAVELKSELHFPHSLGLLYSAFTYYVGFRVNSGEYKLMGLAPYGRPEYADLIRKELVDIKPDGSFRLNMKYFNYPVGLTMTNARFHKLFGGGPRKPETKITQKHMDIAASIQKVTEEIMVNIANHVHRQTGLDNLCLAGGVALNCVGNGKILKQTPFKNVWIQPAAGDAGGALGAALIVWHRYLDKPRRADGVNDSQKGSLLGPDVDGDIRALADAQGWVYEYLSDDALPARVAGLIAEEKVIGLCRGRMEFGPRALGSRSIVADARSEKMQSLLNLKVKFRESFRPFAPAVLKEKCAEYFDLGGESPYMLLVADVQEGKRLDARSSAEGIELLKVKRSVIPAVTHVDYSARVQTVDEERNPLFYRLIKAFEKRTGSPVVINTSFNIRGEPIVCSARDAYRCFMCTDMDYLLVGNHLFEREHQPNKDAYKKEDISTVLD; encoded by the coding sequence ATGTCAGAGACGGGTCAGTATATTTTGGGGATCTCCGCGTTTTACCACGACAGCGCCGCCTGTTTGCTCAAAGACGGCGATATCGTCGCGGCCGCGCAGGAGGAGAGATTCACCCGCAAAAAGCACGATGCCGTCTTCCCCAGGCAGGCCATTGCGTATTGCCTGCGCGAGGCGGGCATTACGATGGCGCAGGTGCGTTATGTGGCCTTTTACGAGAAACCCTTCATCAAGTTCGAACGCTTGCTGATGACATATTTGAATTACGCCCCCTGGGGCTTAAGTTCTTTCCTGAAGGCCATGCCCGTGTGGCTTAAGGAAAAGATCTTTATTAAAGAGCTTATTAAAGACGAATTGCAGTTTACCGGTGAGATCATTTTTCCGGAGCACCACGAGTCGCATGCCGCCTCCGCTTTTTTCCCCTCGCCTTTTCAAAAAGCCGCGGTCATCACCCTGGACGGTGTCGGGGAATGGACCACGACCAGCTGGGGGACGGGGGAAGGCAATGCCGTTGAGTTAAAAAGCGAGCTCCATTTTCCCCATTCGCTGGGGCTTTTGTATTCGGCCTTCACCTATTACGTTGGCTTCAGGGTCAACTCCGGCGAGTATAAGCTGATGGGCCTGGCGCCGTACGGTCGGCCTGAATATGCGGATCTGATCAGAAAAGAACTGGTGGACATCAAACCGGACGGCTCATTTCGTTTAAATATGAAATATTTCAATTACCCGGTTGGATTGACCATGACCAATGCGCGTTTCCATAAGCTTTTTGGGGGAGGGCCCCGCAAGCCGGAGACGAAGATCACTCAAAAGCACATGGACATCGCCGCCTCCATCCAAAAGGTGACCGAGGAGATCATGGTCAATATCGCCAACCATGTCCATCGGCAGACCGGCCTGGATAATTTGTGTCTGGCCGGCGGGGTAGCGCTCAATTGCGTCGGCAATGGAAAAATATTAAAGCAAACGCCTTTTAAGAACGTTTGGATACAGCCGGCCGCCGGGGACGCGGGCGGCGCTTTGGGCGCCGCGCTGATCGTTTGGCACCGGTATTTGGACAAACCGCGCCGGGCAGACGGTGTCAACGACAGCCAGAAAGGTTCTTTGCTGGGGCCTGATGTGGACGGGGACATCAGGGCATTGGCAGACGCGCAGGGTTGGGTCTATGAATATTTGTCTGATGATGCCCTTCCCGCGCGTGTGGCAGGGCTGATCGCGGAGGAAAAAGTCATCGGCTTGTGCCGCGGCCGCATGGAATTCGGGCCGCGCGCTTTGGGCAGCCGCAGTATCGTCGCCGATGCCCGTTCGGAGAAAATGCAGTCGCTGTTGAATTTGAAAGTGAAGTTCCGTGAATCATTCCGTCCCTTTGCTCCGGCGGTGCTGAAGGAGAAATGCGCGGAATATTTTGATCTTGGCGGGGAAAGCCCGTACATGCTGCTGGTCGCCGATGTTCAAGAAGGCAAGCGTTTGGATGCGCGGTCATCCGCAGAGGGGATAGAGCTTTTGAAGGTCAAACGTTCTGTTATTCCCGCGGTAACGCATGTGGACTATTCCGCCCGTGTCCAGACGGTTGATGAAGAGCGCAATCCTTTATTTTATCGTCTCATCAAGGCCTTTGAGAAGAGGACCGGCTCACCGGTCGTCATCAACACGTCGTTCAATATCCGCGGGGAACCCATCGTCTGTTCCGCCCGCGACGCGTACCGCTGTTTCATGTGCACGGACATGGATTATTTGCTGGTCGGCAATCATTTGTTCGAACGCGAACACCAGCCGAACAAGGATGCGTATAAAAAAGAGGATATTTCAACGGTATTGGATTGA